The Candidatus Zixiibacteriota bacterium genomic sequence AAAACACGCCCAGGAGGACTTGAACCCCCAACCTTCTGGTCCGTAGCCAGACGCTCTATCCAATTGAGCTATGGGCGCATTCAATAAATTTCCAGCGGCAATATATCCAAGAATCAGCGGTTGTCAATCAAAAACAGTGGAATAAAAAAACTGCCGGCGGCGGCGACGAAGCAACGACAGCCTCCGGAGCCATCCTTCACTTGGAAACAAAATAAATAATCAGAGAGGCAATCACGATAAAGAGTGCGAATATTAATGCCAATGGCGCCCCTTTTTTCTGCTTTTCCCGGCCAATCAGGATCTGTTCGGTTTTCTCACGGCTCTTGACCATGGCCTCGATAATCTGGTTCTCCCGCAGCAGGGCGTCATCCCCTTCCACCGTAAGCGTGACCGGTTTAATTTCTTCAACGTTCGTGTCTTCGTCCACTTCGTCGATCTTTATTGCGGCAACCGTGACATTATCCTGTCCCCCGTGATCGTTGGCCAATTGGATCAGATTATCGACAATCAGATTCACATCGCCATGACAATTCTTGGCGGCCATATAAATTTCATAATCATCGGCATACCCGCAAAGACCATCGGTACAGAGTATATAGATTTCCCCCGGATGCAGCTTGTCGGCGCGAAGGTCTATTTCGACTCTCTCGTTGACTCCCAGAGCGCGCGTGATCACATTCTTACCAACCATTCGCTCCGCCTCTTCATCGGAAAATTGCCCGGATCGTTTCAGTTCCGAGACCCAGGAATGGTCGGCGGTGAGCGCCACCAGGCCACTCTCAGTTAGACGATAAATACGAGAATCGCCAACATGAGCGATATTGATGAGATTTCCGTGCAGAACGGCGACGACAATTGTGGTCCCCATCCCGGTGAAATCGCTGCGCGAACGAGAGCGGATATAAATGCTCCGATTGGCCATCCTGATAGCCTTTGCCAGCAGGTCGCCCTCGCGGGGGAAATGGGCCGGCACCGCCAGAACGGAATCATTGATCAGATCTTCGGCCAGTGAAGAAAAACAATAGCTGATGATATCGCAGGCATCCTTTGAGGCAACCTCTCCGGCCTGATGACCACCCATTCCATCACAAACCATGACCAGATTACTGTCCGGATCAATGCGGAAAGAATCCTCATTCCCTTCTCGAACAAGGCCGCGATCCGATTTCCCGGCAAAAGAAATTTTGAGACTCAATGCTTCTCCACTTCAGAGATTCCTCGGGCCTGACTTAAGGCGAAATTATAAATAAAAGAGTAAGGCGTAACAAGAAAAAAATTTCGATTTTCCCACATTGTTTCTCGGGGGAAAAAATTAAGCCCCGCCGAAACGGGGCTTAAAACAATGCTAACTTTCGGGGCAGAGAAACTATTTCAAAAGAACCATTTTCCTGATATCCGAGGCCCCTCCGGCTTTGAGGCGATACATATAAATGCCGCTGGCCAGTGCATTGGCTGAGTATTCGAAGGTGTGATGCCCCGCCGGTTTCATGCCCAAATCAAACTCATCAACCTTTCTGCCCAGCAGATCATAAATACTGATCTCAACACCGGCCCGGGAAGGAAGGTCAAAAGCGATAGTCGTTGTCGGGTTGAAAGGATTGGGGGCATTCTGATACAATTGAAATCCTCCGGGGACCAGATGGCCGGTCTCACCGGGGATATCCGTCGTGCTGATATATGTTCTGACACTTTCTTCAAAACAGACCGTAGTATCGATACCGGAGCAGACGCGGTAAGAGACAAGATCGCTGGTATCATTGAAGAGAAGGGTCGGGACATAAAGATCGAAATAAACCATGGCGGTTCCACCGGGCAAGGCATAGGAGAAACCGAATTGCGGGTGGATAATCCAGCCGTTGGAAGATGCGGCAAAGACTTTATAGAAATCAATTCCCTCACCGGTATTCCTGACGGTGATGAAATAGCGCACGGTATCGCCCGGAGAAGCATGCTGGCTGATCGGCGGATTCGCACCCGTGATGGAAATGACTGCCGAGGCGGATAGATTGACTTCATGCCGACTGCCCAGGCCGTCCCAGATAGCCGCATCAGGGCCATGAGTCACCGCCTGGCGGCCATTAAGGCTGAAAGTAATAAGGTCGCTCAGTCGAGCCCCCTCATCAATGCCGTCGGTGTGGGAATCATCGCCATAAACCGGCACGAAACCATATTTGCCGGCGACCGTAACCGTATCGGTGCCGCAATGGACACCATCGGGATCATAAGCATCCACAATGGAACCGACCGGTACGGCAT encodes the following:
- a CDS encoding protein phosphatase 2C domain-containing protein; protein product: MSLKISFAGKSDRGLVREGNEDSFRIDPDSNLVMVCDGMGGHQAGEVASKDACDIISYCFSSLAEDLINDSVLAVPAHFPREGDLLAKAIRMANRSIYIRSRSRSDFTGMGTTIVVAVLHGNLINIAHVGDSRIYRLTESGLVALTADHSWVSELKRSGQFSDEEAERMVGKNVITRALGVNERVEIDLRADKLHPGEIYILCTDGLCGYADDYEIYMAAKNCHGDVNLIVDNLIQLANDHGGQDNVTVAAIKIDEVDEDTNVEEIKPVTLTVEGDDALLRENQIIEAMVKSREKTEQILIGREKQKKGAPLALIFALFIVIASLIIYFVSK
- a CDS encoding T9SS type A sorting domain-containing protein, encoding MRDKLLKILAAGGLSLLLISSLSGQVIPTDVWVDFYGSATTYNGNAVPVGSIVDAYDPDGVHCGTDTVTVAGKYGFVPVYGDDSHTDGIDEGARLSDLITFSLNGRQAVTHGPDAAIWDGLGSRHEVNLSASAVISITGANPPISQHASPGDTVRYFITVRNTGEGIDFYKVFAASSNGWIIHPQFGFSYALPGGTAMVYFDLYVPTLLFNDTSDLVSYRVCSGIDTTVCFEESVRTYISTTDIPGETGHLVPGGFQLYQNAPNPFNPTTTIAFDLPSRAGVEISIYDLLGRKVDEFDLGMKPAGHHTFEYSANALASGIYMYRLKAGGASDIRKMVLLK